In Triticum urartu cultivar G1812 chromosome 6, Tu2.1, whole genome shotgun sequence, the following proteins share a genomic window:
- the LOC125516494 gene encoding F-box/FBD/LRR-repeat protein At3g51530-like, with the protein MEFRSRCRLGFLDLDRISTLPDDLLLLILAKLPCIGVAARTSILSRRWRGLWASLRQIIFREVVFDSIEPALGQISFPPAVSLLEIHAPQQDIASTAQVNSLLSVAAELEPKEFVASFPSSFGLLGRSIIIDLPCFRHTTYIMLDHVYIRSVPVGVEFPVLETLSLLHCNGNLDALLSCCPRLGILLLSGILFETCDLRVNSPSLQELIVNPFSTEHVNIVAPMLKKLEILLTVMLEVNISVLAPIMENVWWYCCYTEESIVFGPWYLELLGLQATDRQGQLPLLHIRASVDSSLFPYEPNFAQEIEKHMVVDFSLLELDLKTDGHVFGALVFYLLQIDQISSSLRKLKIILLRSVV; encoded by the exons ATGGAGTTCAGATCTAGGTGTCGCCTGGGTTTCCTAGATCTAGATCGCATCAGCACCCTTCCCGATGATCTACTCCTCCTCATCCTTGCCAAGCTCCCCTGCATCGGAGTTGCGGCGCGCACAAGCATCCTCTCACGGCGATGGCGCGGCCTCTGGGCCAGTCTCCGCCAAATCATCTTTCGCGAGGTCGTGTTCGACTCAATCGAACCAGCACTCGGCCAGATCTCTTTTCCTCCTGCAGTTTCCCTGTTGGAAATCCATGCCCCCCAGCAGGACATAGCGAGCACCGCACAAGTCAACTCGTTGTTGTCCGTCGCCGCGGAACTTGAGCCGAAGGAGTTCGTTGCTTCCTTCCCCTCAAGCTTTGGCCTATTAGGAAGGTCCATCATCATTGATTTGCCTTGCTTCCGCCACACCACCTACATCATGCTGGATCATGTATACATTCGCTCTGTGCCAGTCGGCGTCGAGTTTCCTGTGCTCGAGACATTGTCCCTACTGCACTGCAATGGCAACCTCGATGCCTTGCTCTCATGCTGCCCGCGCTTGGGCATCCTCCTCCTCAGCGGCATTTTATTTGAGACGTGTGATCTAAGGGTGAATTCGCCGTCGCTACAGGAGCTTATTGTGAACCCATTCTCGACAGAACATGTCAACATTGTAGCCCCCATGCTTAAGAAATTGGAGATTCTCCTTACAGTGATGTTGGAGGTCAACAtttcggtcttggcaccaattaTGGAGAATGTCTGGTGGTACTGCTGCTACACAGAGGAATCTATTGTGTTTGGTCCTTGGTATCTCGAGTTGTTGGGGTTGCAGGCGACAGATAGACAAGGACAACTCCCTTTGTTGCATATTCGTGCAAGTGTA GACTCGTCACTTTTCCCCTATGAGCCCAACTTTGCACAGGAGATAGAGAAGCATATGGTTGTTGACTTCTCTCTTTTGGAGCTAGATCTCAAAACAGATGGACATGTTTTTGGAGCACTCGTGTTTTATCTCCTTCAGATTGATCAAATTTCTAGTTCACTTCGGAAGCTTAAGATCATCCTATTAAGATCAGTG GTTTAA